One genomic region from Sphingobacterium multivorum encodes:
- a CDS encoding RagB/SusD family nutrient uptake outer membrane protein yields the protein MKLRTLLYIGIIGSIVTSTFSCTKLKEEFKGELEEGTSNVDPGSLLITAYNSLNTPYQQEQRWVMQEISTDAAMAPTRGGDWDDNGMHRAIHLHTWNADNGYMNNTFVSLGTAIYNAGNVLRYNPSAQQGAEAKFIRALVMFDMLDLYGVVPVREGASFEDFRIAPEVLQPQAAIDYMVKDLNEIIASLPANGPKAAYVANKNAAKALLMKIYLNKGTFLNRQAPSFAAEDMNKVVTLAKEITASGSYTVSAKGKYFDNFAPDNDEKSTENIFTLYNKNGDRGGNVDRTWNTIAHYNMRPGGWNGWCTLSDYYDKFSDADERRGIYYNYPADTTSNRTKEFKRQNVGFFAGQQYNWSTNKPLMARNPANAPLVFTREVTIRTSGATLETAGIRPMKYAFDYAVTGQRNNDWVVFRYADVLLMQAEAILRGGTGTATEALGLVNTIRTNRGVNNLTALTLDNILDERARELYWEGWRRQDLIRFGKFLLAWQEKAADSSPKTLVYPIPSQQLAVNPNLKQNPGY from the coding sequence ATGAAATTAAGAACTTTATTATATATCGGAATAATTGGCTCCATTGTAACAAGTACATTTTCTTGTACTAAACTAAAGGAGGAATTTAAAGGAGAATTGGAAGAGGGGACATCCAATGTGGATCCTGGAAGCTTGTTGATCACAGCTTATAATTCATTGAATACCCCTTATCAGCAGGAACAGCGCTGGGTGATGCAGGAAATATCCACAGATGCTGCTATGGCTCCTACACGGGGAGGTGACTGGGATGATAATGGGATGCATCGTGCGATCCATTTACATACCTGGAATGCTGATAATGGTTATATGAACAATACATTTGTAAGTCTTGGTACAGCCATCTATAATGCGGGTAATGTGTTGCGGTATAATCCGAGTGCGCAGCAAGGTGCTGAGGCGAAGTTTATTCGTGCGTTGGTCATGTTTGATATGTTGGATCTCTATGGCGTAGTACCCGTCCGGGAAGGAGCCTCTTTTGAAGATTTTAGAATCGCACCAGAGGTGTTACAGCCACAGGCGGCTATTGATTATATGGTGAAGGATCTCAACGAAATTATAGCGAGTTTGCCTGCAAACGGTCCGAAAGCAGCCTATGTAGCCAATAAAAATGCGGCAAAAGCATTGCTGATGAAGATTTATTTGAATAAAGGAACATTTTTAAACAGACAAGCTCCTTCTTTTGCTGCCGAAGATATGAATAAGGTGGTGACCTTAGCCAAGGAAATTACGGCTTCGGGATCCTATACTGTTTCTGCAAAGGGCAAGTACTTTGATAATTTTGCGCCCGATAACGACGAAAAGTCTACCGAAAATATTTTCACTTTATATAATAAAAATGGCGATAGGGGTGGAAATGTGGATCGCACCTGGAATACTATTGCGCACTATAATATGAGACCTGGCGGCTGGAACGGTTGGTGTACTTTATCAGATTATTACGATAAATTTTCGGATGCCGATGAAAGAAGAGGAATTTACTATAATTATCCGGCTGATACGACTTCTAACAGAACAAAAGAATTCAAACGTCAAAATGTAGGTTTTTTTGCAGGACAGCAATACAATTGGAGTACAAACAAACCATTGATGGCGCGAAATCCAGCGAATGCACCTTTGGTCTTCACGCGTGAAGTGACCATCCGGACCTCTGGAGCTACATTGGAAACAGCGGGTATCCGTCCAATGAAGTATGCCTTTGATTATGCTGTCACTGGTCAACGAAATAACGACTGGGTAGTCTTCCGTTATGCCGATGTATTGTTGATGCAAGCAGAGGCCATATTAAGAGGCGGAACTGGAACTGCAACAGAGGCACTCGGTTTGGTCAACACTATTCGGACCAATCGCGGTGTGAATAATTTGACAGCGTTGACGCTTGATAATATATTAGACGAGCGTGCGCGTGAGTTGTATTGGGAAGGTTGGAGAAGACAGGATTTGATCCGTTTTGGTAAGTTTTTATTAGCCTGGCAGGAAAAAGCTGCGGATTCCAGCCCGAAAACATTGGTTTATCCAATTCCGAGTCAACAGCTTGCTGTCAATCCAAATTTAAAACAAAATCCAGGATACTAG
- a CDS encoding FecR family protein — translation MNRKSLLNKFLANECSAEEAKLVFKWLNDDPTLLDDLISEDDWVSYINQENKSKRGGDSLLRIITVFILFGFLFILTNLLSTSTDEPLQTASFIHEIYYNPSAQPKEIVAADHSILTLEPGALIQLGIKPDLDFRRVKLFSGRVSFKVAKDPSKPFIVESGTLMTTALGTEFIVDYNAAVEHVLIRLFEGKVRVESIDPSVAETKILKPGQQIYFGGVNTMFVSNFKGTPKMSAGENLPAQHMLSSTEKPYRNPATIHQSANWLQLEETAVSDIIQYINHELDVPISYDSLIVKNYRIKGRFSKNPTMDLKDKTDLAASILQLIVEVNPFILEKQHNTYILKPKK, via the coding sequence ATGAATCGCAAATCCTTATTAAATAAATTCCTGGCGAATGAATGTTCTGCTGAGGAAGCGAAACTTGTCTTCAAATGGCTGAATGATGATCCGACCTTATTGGATGATCTCATTTCAGAAGATGACTGGGTTTCCTATATCAATCAGGAAAATAAGTCAAAACGTGGTGGTGATAGCCTGTTGAGAATCATTACTGTATTCATCCTGTTTGGTTTCCTGTTCATCTTAACCAATCTTTTGAGCACATCAACTGATGAACCTTTACAAACAGCGAGTTTCATTCATGAAATTTACTACAACCCTTCTGCTCAGCCTAAAGAAATTGTTGCAGCGGACCATTCGATTTTAACCTTGGAACCCGGGGCACTGATTCAGCTGGGCATAAAACCGGATCTTGATTTTAGACGGGTTAAATTATTCAGTGGAAGGGTCAGTTTTAAAGTAGCGAAAGATCCTTCAAAACCTTTCATCGTCGAAAGCGGTACGTTGATGACCACTGCGCTGGGAACAGAATTCATCGTGGATTATAATGCGGCAGTTGAACATGTTCTGATCCGATTATTTGAGGGGAAAGTTCGCGTTGAATCTATAGATCCGTCCGTAGCCGAGACAAAGATTCTTAAACCTGGCCAACAGATTTATTTTGGCGGGGTGAACACGATGTTTGTTTCAAATTTCAAAGGTACACCAAAAATGAGTGCGGGGGAAAATCTACCGGCCCAGCATATGCTGTCGTCAACGGAAAAACCATATCGCAATCCGGCAACAATTCACCAGAGCGCCAATTGGCTCCAATTGGAAGAAACCGCTGTATCCGATATTATTCAATATATCAATCATGAGCTTGATGTTCCTATATCCTATGATTCATTAATCGTTAAAAACTATCGGATAAAGGGGCGGTTTAGCAAGAATCCGACCATGGACCTGAAGGACAAAACGGATCTTGCGGCGTCTATTTTGCAGTTGATTGTTGAGGTGAATCCGTTTATTCTTGAAAAACAACATAATACATATATACTCAAACCTAAAAAATAG
- a CDS encoding RNA polymerase sigma factor, producing MMDKILQRAPTNEKEFFLAYRYWYRKLYYFLYQKTQCSNLAEDVVQQTFLIVWERKNHANQQIQFSTQLFQIARTKLIDELRRRALNRKYVEFEKPFVLTQYEDLERQIAYKAELEYVKELITQMPFMRQQVFYLHKIEELSYKEIAVKLSISPKTVENHVSIGLKFIKKFFKLS from the coding sequence ATGATGGATAAAATCCTACAGCGGGCACCGACTAACGAAAAGGAGTTTTTTTTAGCTTATCGTTATTGGTACAGGAAATTGTACTATTTTCTGTATCAGAAGACCCAATGTTCGAATCTGGCCGAAGATGTCGTCCAGCAGACTTTTCTAATTGTTTGGGAACGCAAGAATCATGCGAATCAGCAAATCCAATTCAGTACTCAGCTCTTTCAAATTGCACGAACAAAATTAATTGATGAGTTGCGGCGGCGTGCTTTGAATAGAAAATATGTGGAATTTGAGAAACCTTTTGTACTGACCCAATATGAAGACCTTGAACGACAAATTGCCTATAAAGCTGAGTTAGAATATGTAAAAGAGCTGATTACACAAATGCCTTTTATGCGGCAACAGGTGTTTTACCTCCATAAAATTGAGGAATTGAGTTATAAAGAAATTGCCGTCAAATTGTCTATCTCCCCGAAGACGGTAGAAAACCACGTTAGCATTGGTCTGAAATTTATTAAAAAATTTTTTAAGTTGTCTTAG
- a CDS encoding SusC/RagA family TonB-linked outer membrane protein translates to MKNKLLAQCVMTLTFLLVSFIVVAQTKVLKGKVVDETQSPLAGATIKVKGGTAATTTDTEGSFTLTIPSEAKTLEVSFIGYTLKEVPIVGSDITVALEPSAGQGLDEVVVIGYGTARKKDLTGSMVTIGAKNFNKGIMTSPDQLIQGKTPGVMVINNTGQPGGSTTVRIRGNSSIRASNNPLFVLDGVPMSGNSPLPEGRGGFSSDRGNPLTYLNPGDIASMDILKDASATAIYGSRGANGVVIISTKRGKVGQPEVSVGASAGVSTMREYPDVLDAARFREALKYYTPSEVANADFGGNEDAFKAITRKAITQNYYADVAGGTEHGKYRLSGGYLNQNGIIRGSQLKKYTANFNGNFRFLESKRLGLDFAVFLTQMDNKYAPINAMVGSEGNVISQALQWNPTRPLRDEQGNLTFVSSTTRNPLTSIEAFKDLATTNTMVVNLAPYYKITDDLEYRFIYSAMRQTGNREGMYRAGLIDPSAVNNEQAFISNNGETNLQMTHMLSYNKQINSDWSVNAVAGYEYLDYNYNNNISFGGGFRYLGLDYFDYLQYTPVSTREISSYRSPTNQLQSLFLRGGFNYLDRYLFTATVRRDGSTKFGSNNKYAMFPSLAVAWNVNQEEFLKSSGIFDQLKVRLGWGKTGNQEFPSGASLNRLVFGNQSVSQANYGNPDLKWETSTTINAGIDFGIWGNRLYGSIDYFNKKTTDALFEQTLAQPAPAGRIWVNLDGEIVNKGVEVALTGTIIKNDNWTWDLTGNATFLKNSVSGLVGYYETGALRGQGFSGVLGQRMVNGQPLNVWYLADYQGIDPQTGMSMYRGQDGSISTANDPAINKFYMNSPNPTTLLGISTNVNYKQFSLAANMNGAFGHYLFNNTAATTLGLSNLSSRNIGSAFFNTAVKESTSNSAAPSTRFLEKGDYLKMANLTLSYRVGNVGRTLKNLNVSLTGQNLFIITKYTGFDPEVNTDGATNGIPSLGIEYLPYPPARNILLGVNFSL, encoded by the coding sequence ATGAAAAATAAACTACTTGCACAATGCGTAATGACGCTCACATTTCTGCTTGTATCTTTTATTGTAGTTGCCCAGACGAAAGTCTTGAAGGGGAAGGTTGTAGATGAGACTCAAAGTCCATTGGCAGGAGCTACGATCAAAGTAAAAGGGGGTACCGCGGCTACCACAACAGACACGGAAGGTTCTTTTACATTGACTATTCCCAGTGAAGCTAAAACGCTGGAAGTATCCTTTATCGGATATACTTTAAAAGAAGTACCCATTGTGGGGAGCGATATCACGGTAGCGCTTGAACCTAGTGCCGGTCAGGGCTTAGATGAAGTCGTTGTGATCGGTTATGGTACGGCCCGTAAAAAAGATCTAACGGGGTCTATGGTTACTATTGGAGCAAAAAACTTCAATAAGGGGATCATGACCAGTCCCGACCAACTCATACAAGGAAAGACACCAGGGGTGATGGTGATTAACAATACGGGGCAACCTGGGGGATCAACCACAGTACGTATTCGTGGGAATTCATCGATCCGCGCCAGTAACAACCCGTTATTTGTGCTCGATGGTGTGCCGATGTCGGGCAACTCCCCTCTGCCCGAAGGAAGAGGAGGTTTTTCTTCCGACAGAGGAAATCCTTTAACTTACTTAAATCCGGGTGACATTGCTAGTATGGACATCCTTAAAGATGCTTCGGCTACGGCAATTTATGGATCACGTGGGGCAAATGGTGTAGTCATTATTTCCACGAAAAGAGGTAAAGTAGGACAGCCCGAGGTTTCTGTAGGAGCCTCTGCAGGTGTTTCGACCATGCGGGAATATCCTGATGTATTGGATGCAGCGCGATTCAGAGAGGCGTTGAAATATTATACACCATCTGAAGTGGCAAATGCTGATTTTGGTGGTAATGAGGATGCTTTTAAAGCAATCACAAGAAAAGCCATCACGCAAAATTACTATGCTGACGTGGCGGGTGGAACCGAACATGGTAAATACCGTCTTTCGGGTGGGTATTTAAACCAAAATGGTATTATTCGTGGCTCACAACTGAAGAAATATACAGCCAATTTTAACGGGAATTTCCGTTTTCTGGAAAGCAAACGATTGGGATTGGATTTTGCAGTCTTTTTGACGCAAATGGATAATAAATATGCGCCGATCAATGCGATGGTAGGTTCTGAAGGAAATGTGATTTCCCAAGCACTGCAGTGGAATCCAACGCGACCATTACGCGATGAGCAAGGTAATTTGACCTTTGTGAGTTCAACCACACGAAATCCATTGACAAGCATTGAAGCCTTTAAGGACTTGGCGACAACCAATACAATGGTGGTCAATTTGGCGCCATATTATAAAATTACAGATGATTTAGAGTATCGCTTTATTTATAGTGCGATGCGACAAACAGGAAACCGCGAGGGTATGTACCGCGCCGGGCTTATTGATCCTTCTGCTGTGAACAATGAGCAGGCTTTTATCTCCAATAACGGGGAAACCAACTTGCAAATGACGCATATGCTCTCCTACAATAAACAAATCAATTCAGATTGGAGTGTCAATGCAGTAGCAGGCTATGAATATTTGGATTATAATTATAATAATAACATTTCCTTTGGCGGTGGATTTCGCTATCTGGGGTTAGATTATTTTGACTATCTACAATATACGCCTGTTTCCACGCGTGAAATATCGTCGTATAGAAGTCCAACCAACCAATTGCAATCGCTTTTTTTACGGGGCGGCTTCAATTACTTAGATCGTTATTTATTCACTGCAACAGTGCGAAGGGATGGTTCAACGAAATTTGGTTCAAACAACAAATACGCCATGTTCCCTTCGTTGGCCGTAGCCTGGAATGTTAATCAGGAAGAGTTTTTAAAGTCTTCCGGTATCTTTGACCAATTGAAAGTGCGATTGGGTTGGGGAAAAACAGGTAACCAAGAATTCCCTTCTGGTGCCTCATTGAATAGATTGGTCTTCGGTAATCAGAGTGTAAGCCAGGCTAACTATGGAAATCCTGACTTGAAATGGGAAACTTCGACGACGATCAATGCGGGTATAGATTTCGGAATCTGGGGCAACCGTTTATATGGATCCATTGATTATTTTAATAAAAAGACCACAGATGCGCTATTTGAGCAAACGCTTGCACAGCCAGCTCCTGCGGGACGTATTTGGGTAAATTTGGACGGTGAGATTGTCAATAAAGGGGTAGAGGTCGCGTTAACAGGTACAATTATTAAAAATGACAATTGGACTTGGGATTTGACAGGTAATGCAACATTTCTTAAGAATAGTGTAAGTGGCCTTGTTGGTTATTATGAGACAGGAGCACTCCGCGGACAAGGTTTTTCTGGTGTATTGGGACAACGAATGGTCAATGGCCAGCCATTGAATGTATGGTATTTGGCCGATTACCAAGGTATCGACCCGCAAACCGGAATGAGCATGTACCGTGGACAGGATGGTAGTATCAGTACGGCCAACGATCCTGCAATTAATAAGTTTTATATGAACAGTCCAAATCCAACCACATTATTGGGTATTTCCACCAATGTAAATTACAAACAGTTTTCTTTGGCTGCCAATATGAATGGCGCTTTTGGACATTATCTATTCAATAATACGGCAGCGACGACTTTGGGATTGAGCAATTTGTCATCACGGAATATCGGTTCAGCATTCTTTAATACAGCTGTAAAAGAGTCTACTTCCAATTCGGCTGCGCCTTCGACGCGATTCCTTGAAAAAGGTGATTATCTAAAAATGGCTAATCTTACCTTAAGCTATCGTGTTGGAAATGTAGGCAGAACACTGAAGAATTTAAATGTATCCCTTACTGGACAGAATCTTTTCATCATAACGAAGTATACAGGGTTTGATCCTGAGGTGAATACAGATGGTGCAACAAATGGTATTCCTTCGTTGGGTATCGAATATTTACCATATCCACCGGCAAGAAATATCCTATTGGGGGTTAACTTCTCACTTTAA